A segment of the Methanosarcinales archaeon genome:
TTATCAGAATATATATCTATACCGATTTTTTAGATACTTAAACCATGACCCAGATACATCATCGGACATTTTCCGGATATGCAGTGTATCTGGGATTCGCCACACTTCTCTTTTACTTCCGGAGTTTCGGTCATCCAGTGTATCCAGACATTATTAATGCCTTGCGCCTTAAGAGCATCCATAACATCTGCTGGCTGGGTTGTGGTCACTCCTATTATGGCTCTTTCAATACCTTCCGGGAGTTCTGAAACATTTTGTAGTGTTCCTTTTGCAGGGTCTTTTGATATATCAACGGCATAGACATCTTTCCCCAATTTGGTCAGCTCTTTAATTGCCCATTTCATAGCCGGTTTGGTATTATCAGTAACTACTGCGAATCTGTCAGCATCCCAGAATAATTCCTGTTCAGTTTTCATATTATTTACCCCATAATATGTTTAATCTGATTAAATATTAAAGTATTGGAAATATTAATATTTATTTTAATAATGTTCATTTATAATGATTAATTGCAGTGGAAATGGGGGGGTTGCTGAAAAATCAGCCGATCATTTGAATTTACCCAACAGGTGTTCATAGAATCCCTTCTTTTCATCATCTGCCTGCCTGGCCAATCGTTCTACGATCAGTTCGGGGGTGCTCTTGGCCACGTAATTATAT
Coding sequences within it:
- a CDS encoding CoA-binding protein, translating into MKTEQELFWDADRFAVVTDNTKPAMKWAIKELTKLGKDVYAVDISKDPAKGTLQNVSELPEGIERAIIGVTTTQPADVMDALKAQGINNVWIHWMTETPEVKEKCGESQIHCISGKCPMMYLGHGLSI